The nucleotide window ACTGTAAGACTTCCCCATCCCTTCCTTGGGTTCCATTTTGAAAAGGACATCTGGCCAGTGGGGTTGCTGGAAGTAACTTTCCCCAAAAGGACTCACGTGGCAGAAGACCATGGCCTGGGCAATGGTGATAGCACCATAGATATTACAGAGAGCACGGAACTTCTCATCTCTGCTATTGCACAGAACGTAATACTGCTTAATAGTGTCCAGCgtctcctcctctctcttcaGCTTGATAATGTTTGGGTCAGGAACAACTTTTTGAGCAAATTTCCACACAGAATCCTCAAAAGTGGCTGAGAACAGAAGCATCTGGCAGTCCCTGGGGAGCATTCTGCAAGAGAGAGCAAAGTGAGCAGCATTCCCACGCGGCACCCTGGAATCTCCTGTTGGATGGATGCCCCAGGCAACGCAGACCGACAACCTCAGAGCCAGTTATTTCAGTGGCTGCAAAGCCTCATGCTTCTCTCACCAACTCCTGATCATTCCCACATCTTACAGGCTCgcattctcaaaaaaaaaataaggaataaaGCCATGCTCTGAGGCTTATTCCAGAACAAAATTACAACTGCTCGTCTTTCCATAGCGTTCTGCCTCTACCAGCTGCCAGGATTAGAGCTAAAGGTATTGGTTTAATCTTGTTGCTTTGTTGTGGAAGTCACCAGGCCAGGAACGTAGCCCTGCTGCCCCTATGTTGCACAACATCTGTAATGCTTACCTCTGAATGCGGATGCTCTGATCCTGATGGCCCTGGGTTGCTATCATCACGTCAGCCTCGTCCAAGACAAACACTTTGATTTTCTTGGGATCTATGAACTTCAGCTTGGAGCACCAGTCCAGCACAGTGCCAGGTGTGCCAATTACAATCTGTTCTGAGATCTTCTGACCTCTCTCCACTGTCGAGACAGCAAGCCACCCGTCAAGCTCTGAGATCAGCCACAGTAAAACTCATACTGAGCTCAGTTTGAGCTAAGGAACAAACCACGGTAAAATCAAAGGCATTCATCGTTGTCCCAGAACACCCACTAAATTAATTCTTGTTACATCAAATTCATATTCTGTacagatgtttaaaaatcattacGTCCCAGTGCTCTACTGCACCCaaggaaaatcattttcatttgcagtcTGTTGGTGGTGTTTCAGCTTACTCACATTTATTGCCTCGGACAGCATATGCAAGCTTCAGCTCCGGGTAAAACTTCCCCATCTGTTCAATCACTTTTCCTGTCTGAAGTGCCAGCTCGTATGTCGGGGAAAGGCACAGGCACTGGAGGGGACAGAGGAATAATGAGCATGAGACAACCAACACCAGCAggatttttttaaggaaagaatTCAGGCCTCAGTAACACTGCTCAACTATCTCACAAAGAAATTGGGTTTAAAAAGCCTCAATAGAAGCCCAGGCCCTTCGGTAGGGGGTCTCTGCACCACCCCATACCCCCACAGAAGGGCTCACCCGTGCTACAACCCACCTGTGGGTACTTGGGAGCTACAACTCACCTGTGGGTACTTATTCCCAGGTTCAACACGGCTGAGCATGGCGAGGACGAAGGCTGCTGTCTTGCCAGTCCCAGACTGAGACTGTGCAATCAGGTTCTGCGGGCTGCTGCGACACACAGCGGGGTTCAACATCAGCTCAGGAAAACAAACCACCCCACAACGCTGGGGGAGAGCGAGTGCAGGCTGAGCCGTTCCCACAGCTCTGAGATGTGGCACTGCTCCGTCCTttccccacagccccagtgctgtCCTCCCCTCTCTGAAAGGAGGATCTTTCAGACCCTTCCTATGCTGTGAGGAAGCAGAAAGGCACATGTACGTACGGTTCAGCAAGCATCATGGGCAGGGCGTTCTCCTGTATCTTTGATGGTCTGTTGAAGCCCATGGCATAGACTCCTTGCAGGAGCTGTGGTTTCCTGGAAACAGAGGGGTTCTCTCTTAAGTTTGCCTTGGAATATCTTAGAGGCAAGCAGCTACACCATCCCAAAGGGCAAGAAAAACTTTTCAGCCAGACCTCGACATCTGCATCCCTGCTGGGATTGCACGGCTGCATGATCACCGTCAGTGGCAGGaagctgcatgcagcagcacagtgctcttTGGAACAGAAgctttaccaaaaaaaaaaaaacaaccctcaaTTTACTAAGCCAACCTGCACGCCTGCCTTTCAACATGGAAAACCCTGTATTGCAGCtccagaggctgctgctgcgCTTCTTGCATGTTCTAAAGCAGCTTTCCAGACAATCCTGGTCATCCTGGAATAGAGGCTACTAATCTTGTCCACTAATCCAACCTGAAACTCAGGTCATGGTGGCAGTGAGCTCCTAGCAGTAAGCAGTGCTCTACTCAAAACAGGTTGCACTTGTTCTGCCCACCACTTTCCCACTGCTCAGCACAACACATTGCTTGAAAAGATGGTATCACTTTCAGAGGAAGGCTGGAACAAAAGCCCTTTGAGAGGTAACCTTGCACTGCTCAAGGACACACCAAGCCCAGCTCTGACACCGTTGCTAAGGCTGCACCAAGTCACAACACAGGGCTCACTTAGCCCAGCTGCCTCATTCCTAACTCCCCCAGACTGTTTGCCTTCTGAAAGACAGGAGTTAGTCTGACGGGCACTATAGGAGCTCTGCCTTTTGGGATACATCCAGCCACTAAGGTTAAGGAAGCAGAACAACACCAGTGTGAAGTTACAGCAGGTCTGCTTTCCCTTGCAACAAAGCAACAAAGCTGAGATCACCCATATAATCAACAACAACCCCACACGACCACCTCTCGGTACATGAATCTACCACACACAGCTCACGTTGGCACTTACAGGTGCAGCTCCTCGAAGGACTTGACGGAGTAGAGCGGTGAGTTGGGGTCCCTCTGCAGCACCTCCACCTGGTTGGTGGTGTCCACCAGGTTGCTGCGGATCAGCTTGTTCAGCAGGGACTGGGCAGCTCGGTCCTCTGCCAAAAGGGAGGTGGAAAAGCCATCGCAGGTGTTGCTTCTGGTTTGATGCTGCCCAAGGAAGGAAAGACCCAAATTCCCCCCCGCAGACAAGCCCAGACTTCCTGAATTCCAGGACATCCCACGGGTTCACACTCCACATTAAGCCTCACAAAGTGAAGCTGGCAGAGTTTTAAGGCCGAATGGAGACCTCAGGGCTGAACTCATTTCAGTTCCTACAGCTCAGCATCTAGTTGGGAAGCAGGGCTGAACGCCCCGCTGCCTGCTGACGTGGTGGCAGGTGGCTTTTAGAGCTTCCCTGTTTTCCACACCATCATTAAGGTTGACACTGACAGCccaatgaggaaagaaaagcacagggaAACAGCACTTGGGAAGGTTCTAGGGCCAAAATACTGCACGGAATGAGGATGAAGGGCAGCAGAATGAAACCTGAACGGCCACACGTGGGGTTTTCCCGATAGATCCCCAAGGATCCGGCGGCTCTGAGTGCGCACCCACCTTTCTCCTCATCTTCCGTCCTCTCCACGTTGTCGTCCGCCTTCAGCACGGCACCTGGGGGGAGCAGGCGGGGGAAGGAGGGCGAGCTTTAGCCTCCAGAACCTCAGGGAGCGCACAGCCCGCCCTCCCCCCATCGCTCACCATTGGCGTCGGGCTTGGCCTTctcctccttcagctgcagggTGCTCAGCTGCAATAAGGACACACGGTGAGCCCGGCTGCGGGGTAGGGAGGGGCATAGAGAAGGGTGTGTGTGcgtatatgtgtgtgtgtagggAGGGGGAAGGCCTCACCGACTCCGCCGCCGCCTCCTGCTCGTNNNNNNNNNNNNNNNNNNNNNNNNNNNNNNNNNNNNNNNNNNNNNNNNNNNNNNNNNNNNNNNNNNNNNNNNNNNNNNNNNNNNNNNNNNNNNNNNNNNNGAAACCCCAGCCTCACCGACCGACTCACCGTAAGCCAGCAGCAGGGCGAGCAGGAGATTCCTCATCTTCACGATGGAGGGAAAGGACAGCGAGCAGCACGCTGGGGCTGGTGATGAAATGGGGGCAATAAAATCCCaccctcctctccctgcagctctggggctTGTTGGGTTTGCTTTATATGGATAGAGAGGGGAGAGGTCCTCCCCCGTCCCTTGTCAGTGCCCCATCCTCGCCCCTTGCACAAAACCATGAAACCTTGCTTGCTGTGGGGTTGGGACACAAGCGGTTTGTGCCCTAAAGTGGATATCTGGTCAGGTGGAGGCTCTGGCTACAGACACGGTGCTCCAGCCTTGGCAGTGTAGTAGTGGATGCTGTTAGCAGCTTGTCCTCTGCAGCCCTTCAGTTGGTTTGCTCTTCAGCCTTTCCCATGCAATCTTCCCCCAATCTGGTACAACCAGTGCATGGGAGAGCCTGAGGCTTCTCAAAGGTTCTGCAACATGAGACCATGGGCAAAGCAGGCTGGAAGCCATGGGAGCCCCATGGGGGATGCCTTTGGAGCACAGGTTATTGAATCACTACAGCCACGACGTGATGCAAAGAGAGGCAGCTGAGGAGATAACACACAAAGGCTGCTATcgctgcagagcagccaggcagcCCAGAGCAAACAGACAGCAGGCTCTGCCTGTATTCATAGGCACTGCTCCACCCTTGATAATTAACCCTGCTTCCAAGGGAAGAAATCTATCAGTAAGAAAATGGTGCTTTGTCTGCACAATGAGGGGGGTGAGGCTGGAGGCAGCTCTGGTCCCACCCTGCCCCACACCAGGTGGGTCGGGGCCTTTTGTGGAGGCACTGGGTTATGGCGgtcagtgtgtgtgtgctgggcgGCTCCTGGGAGGAGCTCTCGTCCCAGTGGATGGGTTTGGGGTTTATTCGCCCAGTTCTACCCAGCGGTTGCTGGAGTGGGGCTGTGTTGTCGCCCTGCTGCCACGCTCCCGGGTTTAAACACTTATcctgagcaaagcaaaaggctCAGGTCACTTTTTGGGGTTAAAACAACAAAGCTTGGGTGAGCCTCGGCCGTGACATGGCTCCCGGAGGACCGCGGCAAGGGGGCGCTCTGCCCAGAGCGGCCGCTCCTCTCGGTGGTAGCCGGAAGTGGGGCGGTCGCCGTGGCAACGCGGCTGTGTTTACCGGCGGGCGCGGGCGGCACCGGGGTGGCAGGTGTGAGGCGGCGGGGCCGGGCCTTGGGGCTGGGGTCTGGGGTCAGGGGTGGGCTGCGGGGCTGGGACCTGGCTGTGGGGGCAGGACTGGGCTCAGCTGTGGAGCTGGGGACTGGCTGAAGGTCTGGACTGGGctcagctgtggggctggggcaATAAAGGCTCAGCTAAGGAGCTGGGCTGCACCGTGGGGCTGGGGCTTACCCCAAAAACGGGGCCCACTGCCACCCCAAGACATGGGGCACAGCACTTTGGGCCcctgtgggtgctgcagtgcTCGGTCCCAACCCCGTAGAGCAGCTCGGGCACCCAAAGTTAAACTGCTCTAGTGTTGGCAACACGTGTTGTCCTGGGGGGGCTGGAGACCCtcacctggaggtgtcccaTTGTGGTGGCTGAGGGCATTTTGGTTGCGTGGGGTGTAACCGTGTATCTAAACTTTTATATAAGTCTGCATATAAGTGCTGCAATGCATTCAGGATTTCCTCTCTGTTGCCTTGGAGCACGTTTGTTGGCAGGAGTAAATCAAACACCCCCCGCCCCCGTGTGACTGCAGTTGGCAGGAGGAGTGTGtgttctgctgctcctcagagcCCTGCCTGGAACGGGCACTGAGTGGTTGTTCCATTCCTTCTGCTTGTTTTGGGGAGACCAGTCAGCTGTAACTAATTTGTGCACCTACATTGGTGTGTATGTATCCTATCATCTCTGGCTGCCAGCACTGATCCACAGGGTTCAGACCGTGACACGCCAGATCTTTGCTATTAGATGATATGCAGCACGAAATCAGCAGGGAAATTAAGGCCATGTTAGGCCGTTTCCTGTaacttttcattctgctttcccAACTGCAGGTGTCTTGGGAAGCAATggccacagcagctcttctgAACCCAGTACCACTTTGCTGCTACTTCCCTTCAAGCACGGCGGTCTCTGTCTTTCAGCCAAACGCCGTCACCATGCACATGACCCGGCCGAAATCTGCCAAGGGTCGCACGAGGTCGACCTTCAATTACTCTGGGACCACGGCCACCTTTCCTTGTGCAGTGCCATCATCGCCAGCAGCTCCACATGACTTACAGAGCAGCCGGAGAGCATcatctttgaaaacagttttccCCTCCGGCCAGATATCCCCAGAGGAGATCcctgagctcctgcagcaggtGCCATTACGGAGCTCATCCTCCCTGAACAAATACAGAGTGCTCCCCTCCATTGGCCGAAAGGGAGTGGAaggtggagcagagcagagcagccatCTGGATGCGAGCTGGGGACAGAAGGACGCTCCAAAAACTGCAGTTCCTTCTGGAGAGCAAAGGTCTGCCTGCAGGTCACCAGAAAGCCGTGTCCCTAATGAAGAAGCCTTGTGTGCTCCTGAGAAGCCAGGAAGGAAAATGAGGCAAGAGAGCTCTTTGTTATCAACTCTCAGTTTGGAAGAACCGCTGCAGAAAGAGCCACGTTTGCTGCTTGCTATTCGGTCTCCCTCCGGTCAACGATTTGAACATCACTTCAAGCCCACAGACAGTCTCCAGACAGTCCTTGCTATAGCAGAACACCAAACAGCTGCCAAATATGAACGCTGCAGCATTGAAACCACGGAGGTGCCCAGACGGAGCTTCCATGACCTCAGCAGGTCCTTGCAGGAGTGTGGGATCCCCCACAAGTCTGTGCTGTGCATCCGGCAGGCTGAGCAGCAGGATGCTGACCTGTAAGCATGGGCTGAGCACTGGAGCAGCCTGGTCCTCTTCATCTTTCTAAAAGTTCCCTTGAAGCAGACTCGTGGTTACCAAAAGCACGTGTCGAAGTGCTACTTCAAGTATATCCACCTAGCCTGACTGCATGGACAGTGTCTTTTATCCACAAGTTCCTTCCTGAGTGCCACCAACTTTGGTTTTTGAAATTAACAATTTCCTTCTTAGATGTTTGTTCTGTTCTTGGAGCAGGAACCTTCTGTGTCCTCTTCTCTAGGTGCCACTTCTGAAGGTGCCACTTCCCAGAGGGGATCACGCGTTCGGGAAGACAGAAGCAGAACTGTTTTATCTGTAAAACTCAGCTGGATTGTGGTTGTATTGGTGAGCAGTGGGATTTTCTCctcagtttttcttgtttgatgACTGTTAGTTAAGAGGAACTGGACAGTCAAGGTGGGATGCtgcaaaatacttcatttaatGCTTTTGTGCTGAAATGAGTTAGTCCTCAGGCCCAGCaagtgctgctgtgggaggtatttttttggttttgatttttgtttgcttataaTTCTGTATTAATTGGCTTTGAAAGAGGAATTGGCTCACCtagcagttttgttttattgaacCAATATGGCTCTTGCAGAGTTGTTTTGTCAAAAATCGTGAGTAGGGCAACTTAGTATGTTTGTGCTAAAAAAATTGGACAGCTTGCCACACAGCTGAGCTCATTTTATAATATCGTGAGGCAAAACCCAGGTTTTTCAGCTCAGCAGAATCGCTCACAAGAGCAGTAACAGTAGAAAATTCATTCTGGTATTGACCAAGAATGTTGAATTTAATTCCAAAGTCAGTGTTCAAGGGTCCAGgtctctgctgcagctgttggtAAGCCAGCTGTAGCAATGCCAGCATCTTCAGGGAGAGCACGAGACCTGGGATGCTTTCATCAGACCTTTCACAGCCACTCTGCTATGATATTTGCAGCAGCCTCGAGAACGTGGACAGCTCAGGACCACGGAGGTGGGTGGTAGAAGAACAGAACAGCAGTGTTAGCGGGCAGGGGACCGGTCTGTGTGTGTGATGTCACTTCTGCTGTCAGAGTATTTTCATACAGTGTGACGGTAAAATCAATAAAACCTTCTCAGTTAAAATTTGAACTGGCAATGATTTCTGTTTGCTGGAGGCTCGGCATCCTCTTCACCAAGCTGAAAGTGAATGCTCCAGAGATGGCCTGGATCGGACAGCTCAGCCCTCCAACCAACCCTTGTGGTCTGCAGTGTCTCCAAAGAAGTgtatttttctacagaaaagtaCATCGAGTCTCCATCTAGGCAAATGCAGTGCAGCAAGAAGCTGCTGCCCCAGTTCTCCCCCTCTGCCCTTTGCAAACTGTTCCCTGTATGAGCAGGAGGTGAAGCAGCACCTTGAGATGTTCCTGAATAGAAAATGGATCAGTGCTCCTGGCTGGGCTGCTCCTTACCTCCAGCTCTTCAACAACAAGAAGGCACGAAGAAACAAGCTGAGGCATCGGTCGGTATGTGTTCTTTATTCCAATTAAAAGTACATTAGAAACAGCACACGggcccagcagcagctttcaTGACAATTCAACTCACTGCTGTCACGACGTCGTTCAGCTGTACCACGAAAGGAGGTGATTGCAACAAGTCTTCCACTCTGCACGCAAGCACTCACTCACCTGCCACTTTAAATAGGTTtccaacagaataaaaatagataCACCCCAGAATACAAAAGAgtttaacagtatttttttcttttttttttttttttttcccccccccccccccccactaaAGCCTTTATACAAATCGATAAAGGGTGCACGGTTTCCTAAAATTTTAGGTACATTTTAAACGAgcctctttttgttttgttttgttttttacttggTAAAAGGATCCACGTTCCTGTCTTTGAACAGAATATGACGGCCAGAATTGCAGAATAAATTCCTAGTTTTAAATTTACAATGTATACATCTGTTTGGAAGTGATTCCTACACCGAGTAGCGGCCGGTGGCTGCTCACGCGCATCCCCAAGAGCTCAGGAGCCTCCAtctcctgcaaagcaggctggGGGTGCAACCTGCAGGTTTTTCCTGCGTGTTGCAGTGGTCCCAACCCAACTCAAAGCCACAGAAGTTGCTGCTCGTCCCTTCTCTGGCGTGGGTCACCTTGAGGCAGGGGCATGGCTGAGCTGCACTGCGGGCGCCGTGAAAGCGGGGAGCGCTTCCCCCTCCACCGTCTGACCTCTGATATTGAAGCATCCCATCACAGGTACAGTTTGGCATTTCTAAaaggagtttgttttttttttttggtcaataAACGctgttaggattttttttctttttttaaagccagaTAAATACTTCTATTATTGGTCAGTGAAATCCAGCAGTTCTGTATACATGATTCACGCAGCAGCATCTCAGaaccagcactgcctgcctgAAGGTGGCTGACCCCCACTCCAATGGATGCTAGCATTTTACAGAGGCaaatttattcagaaaactAATTAGTACAGTTCCCTTCACGCcatccccccctcccccacccACCCCCCAGTAGTTTGGCAAGGTTAAATGCTTCAGGTGAATTTCTCGAGCACTGACTTCAGCACTGTCACCACTGCACAGCGGCTGTTCTAACAGATCAAGGacaaagtaaaagaaagcaCTGCCCAGCAAAAGCAACACGGCACCTGTGTTAGAGACTCTGACTTACTGGAGACCCCCCCCGGACAATTTACCTAACGAGAAGCTGGGCAAATCCATCATTAAGCCAGAAACGAGTCTTAAGAGCTCAGAAGGTGACATCCTATTTTGTACAAGTTGAGTTTTTACCTAAAAACCAGCTgccttggtttcttttttttgtcttttaacaGATCGTGTTTATGCTGAACTTTGCTTcaattaaaagcaataaagcTTTTTNNNNNNNNNNNNNNNNNNNNNNNNNNNNNNNNNNNNNNNNNNNNNNNNNNNNNNNNNNNNNNNNNNNNNNNNNNNNNNNNNNNNNNNNNNNNNNNNNNNNaaaaaaaaagtgtcagccAAAGCTATCAAACATGAgattcctcttttctttttcatctgggAATGGACtcctgtggctgcagagctgaTACATTCGATCTGGTGAAGTCTAACAAGGTAGTAAAATATGATACGAGCAGACTTGGAGTTTGTGCTGAGTGTTGTTGCTTGGACATCTGCGGTCTCTTCTCCTTTTGCCATACTCTGGAGCTTCAGGGGAACTCCAGAGCTTTAGTCCAAGCCAGGATCTTGATAGTCATTAGTCTCTAAATGAAATTAGTATCACCAATGGATCAAGAGTCCTGGGGAAAAAGCTTCCAAGCAGCAGTGGTTACTGGAAACTATGTCTGGTTCACTCTTTGTAAATCAGGCTTTTTCTAGGGTAGGATTTTAATCTTAATTTCCTCTTAAACCTGTGGTGCTTTCCACTATATGATTGGGAATTTGAACTGAAGCGCTTCAGGACTTGGCCTTAGATTTATGGCTTGCAGTAGTCCAGCTTCAGTCAAGTTTTGGACTTGTATTGAGCATCAGCTTTAAGAAAGCACGTGTGTACTTACACACAACAGACAACAGGAGATGCCTTATCAGCCAGGGCAGAGataaatgatttcttttcaaagtaagaagcattaaaaacaaaaacaaaactatacaTAGTCTGTATGTTCTATGGAGCTTCCAAACCAACATAGAAatgtaaatacaaaaatgttttgctgttggCTGGAGTGAGATGTGTTTGCACTCAGAAACCTTAGAGGGCAGCATTGACTTGATTAGCTCTTTCCCAGCCAGGTTCTACCTCGTTTTTCCCTTCTGGTAGAAATGTTTGGTTCAGATTTCTGACTGAGGAGAAGTTTAGGTATAACTTGAAGTCCTCTCTCTAATGGAAACCTGAAGCCCTGGCAGTGCCCCACAGCTTTAGTAAGTAAGTTCTGAGCAGGACAGGGCTGGTTTACACCTGTGGTCTCGCTGCCTTGTAGTGTCTGATCCAATAGCTCTCCAAAGCTACAGCTTTCCCACCCGTTCAGGCACTGTCTTGAAACAACACATTAGAAGTTGtcttggaaaattatttttatttgcaaagattttttgatttatttaattCTGAGGAGCAGGCTTTTCTTGTACATCA belongs to Meleagris gallopavo isolate NT-WF06-2002-E0010 breed Aviagen turkey brand Nicholas breeding stock chromosome 23, Turkey_5.1, whole genome shotgun sequence and includes:
- the UBXN10 gene encoding UBX domain-containing protein 10 — protein: MATAALLNPVPLCCYFPSSTAVSVFQPNAVTMHMTRPKSAKGRTRSTFNYSGTTATFPCAVPSSPAAPHDLQSSRRASSLKTVFPSGQISPEEIPELLQQVPLRSSSSLNKYRVLPSIGRKGVEGGAEQSSHLDASWGQKDAPKTAVPSGEQRSACRSPESRVPNEEALCAPEKPGRKMRQESSLLSTLSLEEPLQKEPRLLLAIRSPSGQRFEHHFKPTDSLQTVLAIAEHQTAAKYERCSIETTEVPRRSFHDLSRSLQECGIPHKSVLCIRQAEQQDADLCHF
- the LOC100540041 gene encoding ATP-dependent RNA helicase DDX19B yields the protein MRNLLLALLLAYGESQEAAAESLSTLQLKEEKAKPDANGAVLKADDNVERTEDEEKEDRAAQSLLNKLIRSNLVDTTNQVEVLQRDPNSPLYSVKSFEELHLKPQLLQGVYAMGFNRPSKIQENALPMMLAEPSPQNLIAQSQSGTGKTAAFVLAMLSRVEPGNKYPQCLCLSPTYELALQTGKVIEQMGKFYPELKLAYAVRGNKLERGQKISEQIVIGTPGTVLDWCSKLKFIDPKKIKVFVLDEADVMIATQGHQDQSIRIQRMLPRDCQMLLFSATFEDSVWKFAQKVVPDPNIIKLKREEETLDTIKQYYVLCNSRDEKFRALCNIYGAITIAQAMVFCHTRKTAGWLAAELSKEGHQVALLSGEMMVEQRAAVIERFREGKEKVLVTTNVCARGIDVEQVSVVINFDLPVDKDGNPDNETYLHRIGRTGRFGKRGLAINMVDSKHSMNILNRIQEHFSKKINRLDTDDLDEIEKITN